In Oreochromis aureus strain Israel breed Guangdong linkage group 20, ZZ_aureus, whole genome shotgun sequence, the following are encoded in one genomic region:
- the fkbpl gene encoding FK506-binding protein-like isoform X2: protein MEPDYTLETLHTESDHDSVYNTSWVSVCPRGLWKVQRRRLNNGSQQTASDSDVTPISSSNCPRLGSLCRVRVRLKANNDEAENVACEKTGEKLPAQPDPFTAELTESGATPFVRCKDSVLQVPLGDWTTLRLGDGQCDITEACLEGMRAGEKCEIQLSPLETGPDAAVPHPSDESLPFFATVELQAFTPGKDSWEMSPGEKWEWVKSHKDTGGVRFRSEDLWGATDSYSKAMKLVITLCNHVRDVAKKGWEYEAEEQREATLETLYPSAEELNKMKADLHSNLSLCQLKLNQPERAKANAAKATQLEPGCAKAWYRLGKACQIVNELEEAKQAFRKLLELQPEMPAALKALKDIASREKATNAQLGLRLSKMFS from the exons ATGGAGCCTGATTACACTCTAGAAACACTACATACTGAAAGTGATCATGATAGCGTTTACAACACCTCCTGGGTCTCTGTGTGTCCCCGAGGCCTCTGGAAGGTCCAGCGAAGGCGACTAAACAATGGGAGTCAGCAGACGGCTTCTGATTCAGATGTAACAC CAATTTCATCAAGTAATTGTCCAAGGTTGGGTTCGCTGTGTAGAGTCCGAGTGCGTCTCAAAGCTAACAATGATGAAGCAGAGAATGTAGCATGTGAAAAAACAGGTGAGAAGCTACCAGCCCAGCCTGATCCGTTCACCGCTGAACTTACTGAATCTGGTGCCACACCCTTTGTGAGgtgtaaagactctgtgctgCAGGTCCCACTGGGTGACTGGACAACACTGAGGCTAGGGGATGGTCAATGTGATATCACAGAGGCGTGTTTGGAGGGAATGAGAGCTGGGGAGAAATGTGAG ATACAACTTTCTCCTTTGGAAACTGGACCAGATGCTGCTGTTCCCCACCCCTCGGATGAAAGCCTTCCCTTTTTTGCCACAGTGGAATTGCAAGCTTTCACACCAGGCAAGGACTCCTGGGAGATGTCTCCTGGTGAAAAATGGGAATGGGTCAAGTCACACAAGGACACGGGCGGAGTGAGATTCAGGAGCGAGGATTTGTGGGGGGCCACGGACAGCTACAGCAAGGCCATGAAACTAGTCATCACTCTCTGTAATCACGTTAGAGATGTGGCGAAAAAGGGATGGGAGTATGAAGCTGAGGAGCAGAGAGAAGCAACTCTTGAAACACTTTATCCTTCAGCTGAAGAACTcaacaaaatgaaagctgaCCTTCACTCAAACTTGTCCCTGTGCCAGCTAAAGCTGAACCAACCAGAGCGGGCTAAGGCCAATGCCGCTAAAGCCACTCAGCTGGAACCCGGCTGTGCCAAAGCCTGGTACCGGCTGGGGAAAGCATGCCAGATTGTGAATGAATTGGAAGAGGCCAAACAGGCATTTAGGAAACTGCTGGAGCTGCAGCCAGAAATGCCTGCTGCTCTGAAAGCGCTTAAAGATATTGCAAGTAGAGAGAAAGCGACAAATGCACAGCTGGGACTGAGACTAAGCAAAATGTTCAGCTAA
- the fkbpl gene encoding FK506-binding protein-like isoform X1, with product MVNAVMEPDYTLETLHTESDHDSVYNTSWVSVCPRGLWKVQRRRLNNGSQQTASDSDVTPISSSNCPRLGSLCRVRVRLKANNDEAENVACEKTGEKLPAQPDPFTAELTESGATPFVRCKDSVLQVPLGDWTTLRLGDGQCDITEACLEGMRAGEKCEIQLSPLETGPDAAVPHPSDESLPFFATVELQAFTPGKDSWEMSPGEKWEWVKSHKDTGGVRFRSEDLWGATDSYSKAMKLVITLCNHVRDVAKKGWEYEAEEQREATLETLYPSAEELNKMKADLHSNLSLCQLKLNQPERAKANAAKATQLEPGCAKAWYRLGKACQIVNELEEAKQAFRKLLELQPEMPAALKALKDIASREKATNAQLGLRLSKMFS from the exons atggTCAACGCAG TGATGGAGCCTGATTACACTCTAGAAACACTACATACTGAAAGTGATCATGATAGCGTTTACAACACCTCCTGGGTCTCTGTGTGTCCCCGAGGCCTCTGGAAGGTCCAGCGAAGGCGACTAAACAATGGGAGTCAGCAGACGGCTTCTGATTCAGATGTAACAC CAATTTCATCAAGTAATTGTCCAAGGTTGGGTTCGCTGTGTAGAGTCCGAGTGCGTCTCAAAGCTAACAATGATGAAGCAGAGAATGTAGCATGTGAAAAAACAGGTGAGAAGCTACCAGCCCAGCCTGATCCGTTCACCGCTGAACTTACTGAATCTGGTGCCACACCCTTTGTGAGgtgtaaagactctgtgctgCAGGTCCCACTGGGTGACTGGACAACACTGAGGCTAGGGGATGGTCAATGTGATATCACAGAGGCGTGTTTGGAGGGAATGAGAGCTGGGGAGAAATGTGAG ATACAACTTTCTCCTTTGGAAACTGGACCAGATGCTGCTGTTCCCCACCCCTCGGATGAAAGCCTTCCCTTTTTTGCCACAGTGGAATTGCAAGCTTTCACACCAGGCAAGGACTCCTGGGAGATGTCTCCTGGTGAAAAATGGGAATGGGTCAAGTCACACAAGGACACGGGCGGAGTGAGATTCAGGAGCGAGGATTTGTGGGGGGCCACGGACAGCTACAGCAAGGCCATGAAACTAGTCATCACTCTCTGTAATCACGTTAGAGATGTGGCGAAAAAGGGATGGGAGTATGAAGCTGAGGAGCAGAGAGAAGCAACTCTTGAAACACTTTATCCTTCAGCTGAAGAACTcaacaaaatgaaagctgaCCTTCACTCAAACTTGTCCCTGTGCCAGCTAAAGCTGAACCAACCAGAGCGGGCTAAGGCCAATGCCGCTAAAGCCACTCAGCTGGAACCCGGCTGTGCCAAAGCCTGGTACCGGCTGGGGAAAGCATGCCAGATTGTGAATGAATTGGAAGAGGCCAAACAGGCATTTAGGAAACTGCTGGAGCTGCAGCCAGAAATGCCTGCTGCTCTGAAAGCGCTTAAAGATATTGCAAGTAGAGAGAAAGCGACAAATGCACAGCTGGGACTGAGACTAAGCAAAATGTTCAGCTAA